In Camelina sativa cultivar DH55 chromosome 17, Cs, whole genome shotgun sequence, the genomic stretch AGGATTGTACCCAACAGAAATGCCATTGTGGGTAGTGACACTATGGGGAAGTGTGGGACTTGGACTTGTGGCCTTCTTGCTGTGTTGGACATGGAAGATCCAGAAGATCCTCGCGCAAAAGAGACGCTAAGCTCTTGTCACAGTATTGCTGCGGAaggaagacgagagagagaaagagaggtgaGACAGTGAAATGCCATTTGTGGGTTTCTGTAAATAGGGGAGGGAGAAGAACAATGTAAATGCAATTTTCTCTTAGGGGGTAGTGTGTGATAATTCAACATTTACAAACCTTCCATCAATTCTTTCATGCATCAAAGTTGCTTTCAATTTGTTCTACGGCCCTCTCAATCTGACGAGACCATGTTGGTTTGAAAGTTAACCAAATTAGTGATTATTGTTCTTTCATTTTGTTATCATCCACGCCTTCAATCTTCAATAGTTtgagattatatttttgttgctGCAAATGTTTACATGGCGTTAAGCAACATTATTGCGCGGCCTTTACTTACTGACATTAATACTATTACCAATAATGTTGTTTATACCTCCCTATtgcattattttgtaatattatcaatttatcatcatcattcaatcaaaaatattatagtaatattttgaagaaaatgaaaaagagagaatcaaatGCTGTATCATATTTAAGATAGTGTGACATGCCGTGCCGCCCAACATCTCACATGTGTTTTAATATTTCTTAGGTTCGCAAAATTCGTAATTTGGCAACTTAGACGACAATTTTGACTGCAAGCATCTATCATCataatcatctatatatatatatatatatgtttttaaatattcCAACTTTGcttaaaaagccaaaaaaagatGTTGTCAGAAAGCGTAGGAATAATATTCTGACAAGTATATGTTCCTTGAAGCAATGGGCTTTGATGGGCTTTTAATATTTACAAGAAATAAGGCCCAAAATGCATATTGTTTGTTGCCCGTCGAAAACGCAGTGAAAATGGATCTCTAGAGAAATCTGAAGACTtgactcaaaacaaaacaaacatctcTCTGTAGGGTTCATCTGAGTCTCGATCTCCTCCATCTCTCAGTCTCATCAGGTATCGCCCAATCAAATCCTATTCGAATTCATTGGATCTTCGATTTCTTTCATATTTAATAGATCTGCTTTCAATTTGATTATATCATCCCACGAGGACCAAACtcatctgttgttgttgttgttgttgctgtctgatattcattttcatttctGTCTCTTGCAGTTTTTGACAGCCTCCGGTTGACTTTTCGCCATGTAAGCTTACTCCTTAAACTCCCcaagctttatttttcttacaaatcTCAACATCATATTGTGTAGATGGATCTTACGTTTCCATAGGTCTCTGAGAATTTCTAGATTGGACTCATTAGATGCTTTTAGATTGTTCTCTATTGTTTGTAGTGATCGATCCATGAGAATCTTCAGTTACTAATTTTTTCATCTGCATATAATACTAATTGTTACATGATAGTATTGGTTTTTGCCACATTTCTATAGATAAATCGATTCTATTCCATGTTTCGTATTCTGATGTAGTATGGGTTTGAATATTTCAGGGCAGATGAAGAAGTTGTCGATCCAAAGAAGTACCTTGAAGAATCTTGCAAACCAAAATGTGTGAAGCCACTACTCGAATATCAGGTAAACTGGCGTGACATGATTATGAATTGTGTTATAAGTTCGACACAGTGACGTTGTTTTTGAAGATCATTTGCTGAATGATACAagtcttgtttgtttgtaattCTCAGGCTTGTGTCAAGAGAATCCAAGGTGATGACTCTGGCCATATGCATTGCACTGGCCAGTATTTCGACTACTACCATTGCATTGACAAATGTGTAAGTTACTTTAattatgccttttttttttgctgttcatcatcatatcttGTTTTACGATTTTGAATACTGAAATGAAAACTGGGTTTTGGGATCTTACAGGTTGCACCAAAGCTGTTTGCgaaattaaaatgataaaagtgGTGAAGCTGGAGACTCTATTGTCTTGATTTTCCTACATGTGGTTGAAAAATTGATGTATAAAATGCAGTGGATGTTGAACTTTTTTACTGCAAACCAGATTGCCAAAATGGCTCTGCTTCTCGGTTTTGTTTCCATCGCAAGTTTGcgcttattatatttttttttgttgctacaGACGTTGTTACTTCGCTACTTGAGTCACTTGCATGCCTAATAACAAGATATGTGCCTTTCTTTCTTTGGTCTTATTGTCTTAGTCAATGCACTGACCAAATCACTAGGCTTGGAgagttttcaataaaaaaagagagattttcaGGCCTCTGGTACAATGAGACCATTAGGATTAGTTATAGAGCACCATCAGGTATCCACTTTGAAACTTAGTGAGCTATAAAAGCTATGACCTGTGAAGATAGCAAGGTGGAAGAAGAGAGACTAATAGTCGTTAGTGAAGTCACCTGTGTGATTCATAATCAAGATATGTGTCTTATGCAGCGACCTTTGTTAAGGACAGTTTGGTGGAGTGTTGGACTTTTGGCATGCGACGTCTGCATTTATACTGAATTTTTAATCTTCTCATGGCACGACACTCTCTACAGACATCATCTCCCATTTCACCCTTTTATGTAAAGTTTCCATTGCAAGTTTGCTCTTGTTATGTTACTGTGCTAGTAACAAGAATGCGTCTTTTGTCTTACACAATGCATTGAACAAATCATTAGGTCTGGAGCTTCAATAAAGATAGATTTCCAAGCCTCCTGGTATTAGGCGGACTAGTACGATGGCCATTAGGAGCATCTTGGGCCTCTAAAGATACTATCTAAGTATCTAATGATGGCAGCAGCATCAAGTCAAGAACAGTACGTTGAGTGTGCGATCACATGCGACCGGATTCATCTGGTAAAATCACATGGAATTACTCGGAATCACATGGTTAAATCACATGTGACTTTCGGAATCAAGTGAAGGACAGTACGGTGGAGTGTGAGATAGATGTATGTAGCCGCCACTTGAGAAGGACAGTTTTGGAAAAGTGTGAGATGTATGGGCCATACAGTATGGCCCGCGGCGGCTGAATTATAGTACTAATTCTTATCTTTCACACTCAACAGTCTACAGCAATAATGTTGTTGACTCTCCCAATTTCATCATCTATTTAAGGGTTTGAAAATGTAATACCTTCATACCATACCATTACATAGCCATGAATGGTGGAGATGGTGCTTCTAGTTATGCTCGCAACTCTTCCTATCAGGTCTTTATATACATCactcttcctttctctttttttttctttttctatgcTAACATTTTACTTGTGTGTGCGCATGTAGAGGGGAGCCATTGAAGCTGCTGAAGCACTCCTCAGAAAGGAGATCAACACACGGCTCGACATCACAGACCATTCCTACTCGTCTTTTACAATAGCTGACTTTGGATGCTCCTCCGGCCCTAACACCATTCTTGCTGTAGATATCATCATCCAAACCCTCCGCGACAAGTTCAGCTCTTCTCTGCCTAATACTACTACTCCTCAGTTTCAAGTCTACTTTAACGACGTCTCCCACACTGATTTTAATGCACTCTTTGCTTTGCTCCCTCCTCAACGCCCCTACTTCGCTGCAGGCGTCCCCGGTTCTTTTTATGGAAACCTGTTTCCCAAGGCACATCTCAACTTGGCCTATTCCTCTTGCGCCCTCTGTTGGCTCTCCGACTTGCCACCGGAGCTAACTGACACAAGCTCTCCTGCTTACAACAGAGGCAAGATTCACTACACGGGAGCTTCAGCAGAGGTTTCCCAAGCCTACTCCTGTCAGTACAGGAAggatatcaaattatttttgcatGCCAGGGCACAGGAGCTCGCAGAAAACGGGTTGATGGCACTGATTGTGCCCGGTGTACCAGATGGTTTTCTCGATTGTCAGGAGGCTTCAACGGGATCCGAGTTCGATTTGTTGGGTTCATGCCTTATGGACATGGCCAGAGAGGTACTTGGTGGTTTTCCTTAAGAAATATGAACGCATGATGACAGGTTAAAAATAACCTAAAATGCTTGTCTGTGCAGGGAAGAataaaggaggaggaggtggacaGTTTCAACCTTCCCATATATTACTCAACCCCAAAGGAACTGGAAGACATCATCAAAAGCAACGGAGAGTtgaaaattgataaaatagagacgctggggagcatgggGGCGCAAGACACTATGCCTGACCTTGAGTCGAGGGTTCTGTACCTGAGAGCGGCACTGGAAGGTGTCGTTCGCACCCACTTTGGCCATCAAATCCTCGACGATCTGTTTGATCGCTACGCCCTCAAACTTGCTCATTCCTCTTTCATCCTCCAGCCTCAAACCCACAGATCTATTATGATCTTTGTCCTTCTCAGTCGCTGTTATGACATCTGATATATGTTCTCTATTATGCAATCCATAAGGAATGGTTTACCAATTACcatcattatctatatatatgaataatgtGCTCTACACAACTTTCCTCCATCGTATCATCTCTACTTTGAATAAAGAATTTGAGTCACTATTAAACAAGAATTCAATTTCATTCAAGAAACATATCAAAGGGATAGATACCCATCAAGTACTCACAGGAAACACAACAATAGGAATATAAAACCACACTTTATTGCTCCCAAGTAACTCATTGCCTGTAGTATCCACCACCTTGGTGAGGAGGTGGGTAGGGGTTCTGGCCGGGATAAGGAGGTCGAGGCTGCTGTCCCTGGTGATCATAGTACGAGCCTTGTTGCCATGATGGAGGTTGTTGCTGGGTCTGAGGAGGGTACGGCTGTGGTGGCGCTTGGCCATGAGGAGTATGGTAAGGCGGAGGTGGACCGTAGGGTGGGATGGTGTAGCCAGGCCTTGACATTTGCTCAGGTGGACTATAGTATGGTGCATGTGGGTGAGGATGAGATGGATTCTGAGTTTCTGGTGGAGGAGGCGGACTTGAAGCCGTTGGTTGGTGCACAGATGGGTATGGGCCGGAGCTTCTACGATCCTGAAAACTCAGACCAGACATCTGCCGTTGCACATCATCAATCATTTCTCGGCACTGGATACTCCTTGTCATCACAAAATCACTGCACTGCTGCTTCACATTCGTGATTGCATCCTTTAGACACCAACAAAGAAAATGTCTCAGATTGCAGGGAAGTTATTTTGCATCCTCAATGAAGTGTAAAATCAGAATAGACGAGAGCCATCCAGAGAAGTGGCATAATGTAGACAAGCATAGACAGTAAAGAGCTggctattattatatatagagaaaagaaaCTCACTTGGAGAGTGACATAGAACTTCAGGCCCTCATTGATGTTCTCCTTGATCTCTCGATACTTCATTATAGCAGCTTGAATCTGCTTGTAGCACTTATCCTTGGATGCTgaacaacgaagaaacacagtTTTAATGCCAAATGTGTCAGTTTATCATGAATTATGCTTCAATTCACATATAGAATGCCAAACATAAAGTAGTTTGATCCATCATGCCAAAACGGAAGCTGCTTGCTCACCTTTATAATCTTCAAGATTGAAAAGAGTTGAGAACTCCTCATTTTGAGCCTATAACCAAGGAAAGAAACCAATTAGAATGTAGTCGGTTTCTGAGACGCGATCATTTCAGCCCCATAAGAAGCTAGCGAACTCAATTTTCTTGGATATTGATTACAATCACCATATGCCTTCTGGTTATcagaaaaagataaaaccatgatgaaatataaaataccACTATAAGGATGGAAAAAGAGGTAGACCTGAATTTGCATCAATAATTGTTCTTGAACTTCAATGTTTTGGGAAATATCTTCACAAATGTGATCATACTTTGATATCTCTTTCCTGAACATATCTTCATAGGAGCCAGTAATTGTCATCAGCTTTGGCAGTATGTCATCCTAAAACCAAATATCAAGTAAAAGCCTAATGAGTCTTTGTCTCCAATATCATATAATAATCATGAACAACAATGATGACTAATCAATAGAAAgaatttacttttcttttcatatctTTGAGCATGTCTTCAAGACCTGCCCGCTGAGCACCAAGATTTTCCAGTTGCCTCTGTGCAAGAAGGGAAGCAAAAATGTGAGAATAATAATTCGTATAAGCACTTTCCAAATCCCTCCTAAAAGTATATACTCGCAGcttccaaaagagagagagaataccAGACTCTGCTTCAGAGTTCCCACAATAGCATCCTCTGTTGCGTCCAGAGACATTATTGGCCTAGCTAGAGTTGGGATAGCAGACTCTATCTGatgatgaaaaccaaaaaccacaACGTCTACGAATTAGTACACAGATTTCGGTTTGTTATAGCTTGTACCCAAAGATTTCAGGTACTAGGATAACCTAAATAAAGACCCCTAAGAGAAAACTTCAGACAGTAGTTTGTACCTAAGAGGAGAAATATACTAGCGTATACAAAAAATAGGAGGTACTTACCGGCCGTCGATCAAGAATAGACATGAGGGCGGAATTCTCTCTCACGGATCGCTCAATCTTCACATCACTTTCTCCAGCTTGTTTCAAATTGGCTGCAAACCGATTAAGCCTATCTTGCAAGTTCTTAGTCAGTGTGCTAGATTGAGGCCTAGTCCACCGAGTCCCAAATTGACTTCTGAACTGAGAGTCTTCGGTTGCTTCTTTCTGCAAAAGCTCTTCGGTGTGCACCAACAGTTCCTGATTAACCCTCTTTAAATCCCTAAGCTGCTGCAGTTCAGCTTCCAAGCCAGCTGGACCACCACT encodes the following:
- the LOC104755820 gene encoding probable S-adenosylmethionine-dependent methyltransferase At5g38100; this encodes MNGGDGASSYARNSSYQRGAIEAAEALLRKEINTRLDITDHSYSSFTIADFGCSSGPNTILAVDIIIQTLRDKFSSSLPNTTTPQFQVYFNDVSHTDFNALFALLPPQRPYFAAGVPGSFYGNLFPKAHLNLAYSSCALCWLSDLPPELTDTSSPAYNRGKIHYTGASAEVSQAYSCQYRKDIKLFLHARAQELAENGLMALIVPGVPDGFLDCQEASTGSEFDLLGSCLMDMAREGRIKEEEVDSFNLPIYYSTPKELEDIIKSNGELKIDKIETLGSMGAQDTMPDLESRVLYLRAALEGVVRTHFGHQILDDLFDRYALKLAHSSFILQPQTHRSIMIFVLLSRCYDI
- the LOC109130221 gene encoding cytochrome b-c1 complex subunit 6-like — translated: MADEEVVDPKKYLEESCKPKCVKPLLEYQACVKRIQGDDSGHMHCTGQYFDYYHCIDKCVAPKLFAKLK